The following are encoded together in the Tepidiforma bonchosmolovskayae genome:
- a CDS encoding glycosyltransferase, whose translation MGPRILILARGYLGSHMSAPGIRATAQARVLAEHVPGARVTLAGPNEDYEQPADGAYRVTRWSARNLLQLTAAHDVVISSMLPPHIAIFYPWKRYVVDLFSQYAMEWMEVGMQHYEGRHRDAWAERTRAVLGMQLTLADFILTCNERQRDSYIGMMTSLGLISPRVYEADPTLRRYIDSAPHGIRPEPPIPGERVLRGVRPGFGEHDRIILWNGGIIQWYDPATLIEALRLLNRDDVKLLFLGASYPGIRELGKGVRFQDAKAIAARNGQLNRTIFFEEGWVSHEEAKQYVLEADISVCTYFDNMETRYSHRTRFVDLIWGELPFICTHGDVLAEEVAQEGWGLVVPEGDAPALAQAIAKLLDDREFYTRCRANLAAARPRLQWSATMKPLIRFCMETGEPVSPKWERLPGLAQRLTAYTARRAVFNFFDRKLKQRSERLEAAEKKERLRQERLARFAGGGSVK comes from the coding sequence ATGGGGCCGCGCATCCTCATCCTCGCCCGGGGGTACCTCGGCAGCCACATGTCCGCGCCGGGCATCCGCGCCACGGCCCAGGCCCGCGTCCTGGCCGAGCACGTGCCGGGCGCGCGGGTCACGCTCGCCGGGCCGAACGAGGACTACGAGCAGCCGGCCGACGGGGCCTACCGGGTGACCCGCTGGAGCGCCCGCAACCTCCTCCAGCTCACGGCGGCGCACGACGTGGTCATCAGCTCGATGCTGCCGCCGCATATCGCCATCTTCTACCCGTGGAAGCGGTACGTGGTGGACCTCTTTTCGCAGTACGCGATGGAGTGGATGGAGGTGGGAATGCAGCACTACGAGGGGCGCCACCGCGACGCCTGGGCCGAGCGCACGCGGGCCGTGCTCGGGATGCAGCTGACGCTCGCCGACTTCATCCTCACCTGCAACGAACGCCAGCGCGACAGCTACATCGGGATGATGACCTCGCTCGGGCTGATCTCGCCGCGGGTCTACGAGGCCGACCCCACCCTGCGCCGCTACATCGACTCCGCGCCGCACGGCATCCGGCCCGAGCCGCCCATCCCGGGGGAGCGGGTGCTCCGCGGGGTGCGGCCCGGCTTCGGCGAGCACGACCGGATCATCCTCTGGAACGGCGGCATCATCCAGTGGTACGACCCGGCGACGCTCATCGAAGCGCTCCGACTGTTGAACCGCGACGACGTGAAGCTGCTCTTCCTCGGCGCCTCCTACCCGGGCATCCGCGAACTCGGCAAGGGCGTCCGCTTCCAGGATGCGAAGGCGATCGCCGCCCGCAACGGCCAGCTGAACCGGACCATCTTCTTCGAGGAGGGCTGGGTCTCCCACGAGGAGGCGAAGCAGTACGTGCTCGAGGCCGATATCTCGGTCTGCACCTACTTCGACAACATGGAGACCCGCTACAGCCATCGCACCCGGTTCGTCGACCTGATCTGGGGCGAGCTGCCGTTCATCTGCACCCACGGCGACGTGCTGGCTGAGGAGGTGGCGCAGGAGGGCTGGGGGCTCGTCGTGCCCGAAGGGGATGCGCCGGCGCTCGCGCAGGCCATCGCGAAGCTGCTCGACGACCGCGAGTTCTATACCCGCTGCAGGGCGAACCTCGCCGCCGCCCGGCCGCGCCTCCAGTGGAGCGCAACGATGAAGCCGCTCATCCGCTTCTGCATGGAAACCGGCGAGCCGGTCTCGCCGAAGTGGGAGCGGCTGCCCGGGCTGGCTCAGCGGCTGACCGCCTACACCGCGCGGCGCGCCGTCTTCAACTTCTTCGACCGGAAGCTGAAACAGCGCTCGGAGCGGCTCGAGGCAGCGGAGAAGAAAGAGCGGCTCCGGCAGGAGCGGCTGGCGCGCTTCGCCGGCGGGGGGAGCGTGAAGTGA
- the nhaA gene encoding Na+/H+ antiporter NhaA, with protein MLRAIDELIGGHGRRFVVRRFVQPAQRFAAIEASGGIVLLIGAIIALIWVNSPWDHSYYSLWETELALDLHLFKIEQHLGHAVNDGLMVLFFFVVGLEIKRELVSGELSSPRRAILPVAAALGGMLGPALIYTAFNAGRETSHGWGIPMATDIAFAVGVLTLLGKRVPTPLKVFLLALAVADDLGGIIVIAVFYTESLSLEAIGWALLVLLIILVINRGGVRAIGPYVFLGVLFWAAMLKSGIHATIAGVILAMLTPSRPYYSSADYDATMERLQAEYALARADGDHDRMQEALAQMEDLVSGMESPLDRLEHRLAPWTAYLIVPIFSLANAGVAVSGEMLRTAFSSPVTLGVAFGLVFGKPIGIFLTSWICVRLGLAQLPANTNFRQVLGAGMIGGVGFTVALFIAGLSFDNPAHLDEAKIGILAASIMAGLLGSAYLLLLPAPKSADEGLETARSAAASRT; from the coding sequence GTGTTACGAGCAATCGACGAGCTGATCGGCGGCCACGGCCGCCGCTTCGTTGTCCGGCGTTTCGTGCAGCCGGCCCAGCGGTTCGCCGCCATCGAAGCCTCGGGCGGCATCGTCCTCCTCATCGGCGCCATCATCGCCCTCATTTGGGTGAACTCGCCCTGGGACCACAGCTACTACAGCCTCTGGGAGACGGAGCTCGCCCTCGACCTCCACCTGTTCAAAATCGAGCAGCACCTCGGGCACGCCGTCAACGACGGCCTGATGGTGCTCTTCTTCTTCGTCGTCGGCCTCGAAATCAAGCGTGAGCTGGTCTCCGGGGAACTCTCGAGCCCGCGGCGCGCCATCCTCCCCGTGGCGGCAGCCCTCGGCGGCATGCTCGGCCCGGCCCTCATCTACACCGCCTTCAACGCCGGCAGGGAGACGTCGCACGGCTGGGGCATCCCGATGGCGACCGACATCGCCTTCGCCGTCGGTGTCCTCACCCTCCTCGGCAAGCGGGTGCCGACACCGCTCAAGGTCTTCCTCCTCGCCCTTGCCGTCGCCGACGACCTCGGCGGCATCATCGTCATCGCCGTCTTCTACACCGAATCCCTCTCGCTTGAGGCGATTGGCTGGGCACTGCTCGTCCTGCTCATCATCCTCGTCATCAACCGCGGGGGTGTGCGCGCCATCGGGCCGTACGTCTTCCTCGGCGTGCTCTTCTGGGCCGCGATGCTGAAGTCCGGCATCCACGCCACGATCGCTGGCGTCATCCTCGCCATGCTCACGCCCTCGCGCCCCTACTACAGCAGCGCGGACTACGACGCGACGATGGAACGCCTCCAGGCCGAGTACGCCCTCGCCCGCGCCGACGGCGACCACGACCGGATGCAGGAGGCCCTCGCCCAGATGGAGGACCTCGTGAGCGGGATGGAGAGCCCGCTCGACCGGCTGGAGCACCGGCTCGCCCCCTGGACGGCCTACCTCATCGTTCCCATCTTCTCCCTGGCGAACGCGGGCGTGGCCGTCTCCGGCGAGATGCTCCGGACGGCGTTCTCGAGCCCGGTCACCCTCGGGGTGGCCTTCGGCCTCGTCTTCGGCAAGCCGATCGGCATCTTCCTCACGAGCTGGATTTGCGTCCGGCTCGGGCTTGCCCAGCTCCCGGCCAATACGAACTTCCGCCAGGTCCTCGGCGCCGGCATGATCGGCGGCGTCGGCTTCACGGTTGCACTCTTCATCGCCGGCCTCAGCTTCGACAACCCGGCCCACCTCGACGAGGCGAAGATCGGCATTCTTGCCGCCTCGATCATGGCCGGGCTCCTCGGGTCGGCCTACCTCCTCCTGCTCCCTGCGCCGAAGAGCGCCGACGAAGGGCTCGAAACGGCCCGCTCGGCCGCGGCATCCCGCACCTGA